One Eulemur rufifrons isolate Redbay chromosome 12, OSU_ERuf_1, whole genome shotgun sequence genomic window carries:
- the SLC18A1 gene encoding chromaffin granule amine transporter isoform X1 — protein MLRTVLDTPQRWLKEGRSSRQLVLVVVFVALLLDNMLLTVVVPVVPTFLYVTEFKEVNYSLHLGRAKGSPSALASPDFSTIFSFFDNTTLAIEESAPNGTAQTNGTSDISPPPVIEAISAHRNNCLRGTEFLKKENTRVGVLFASKAIMQLLVNPCVGPLTNRIGYHIPMFAGFVIMFLSTVMFAFSGTYSLLFVARTLQGIGSSFSSVAGLGMLASLYTDDRERGRAMGTALGGLALGLLVGAPFGSVMYELVGKSSPFLVLAFLALLDGALQLCILQPSRVSPESTKGTPLLTLLRDPYILVAAGSICFANMGVAILEPTLPIWMMQTMCSPEWQLGLVFLPASVSYLIGTNLFGVLANKMGRWLCALVGMVVVGTSLLCVPLAHNIFGLIGPNAGLGFAIGMVDSSMMPTMGHLVDLRHASVYGSIYAIADVALCMGFAIGPSTGGAIVQAIGFPWLMVIIGIVNIVYAPLCCYLRSPPAKEEKLAILSQDCPMETRMYATQKPTKEFPLGEDSDEEPDNE, from the exons TGCCTGTTGTGCCCACCTTCCTGTATGTCACGGAGTTCAAAGAAGTCAACTACTCTCTGCACCTCGGCCGTGCCAAAGGTTCCCCATCTGCCCTCGCCTCTCCTGATTTTTCCACCATCTTCTCCTTCTTTGACAACACCACGCTGGCTATTGAAGAAAGTGCACCCAATGGCACAGCACAGACAAATGGCACTTCTGACATCAGCCCCCCTCCAGTTATTGAAGCCATCTCAGCACATAGAAACAACTGCTTGCGAGGCACAGAGTTCTTGAAGAAAGAGAACACCCGTGTTGGGGTTCTGTTTGCTTCAAAGGCTATAATGCAACTTCTGGTCAACCCATGCGTGGGACCTCTCACCAACAG GATTGGAtatcacattcccatgtttgctGGCTTTGTTATCATGTTTCTCTCCACAGTTA TGTTTGCTTTCTCTGGCACCTACTCCCTGCTGTTCGTGGCCCGAACCCTTCAAGGCATTGGATCTTCATTTTCATCTGTTGCAG GTCTCGGGATGCTGGCAAGTCTCTACACTGATGACAGGGAGCGGGGGCGAGCCATGGGGACCGCCCTGGGGGGCCTTGCCTTGGGACTATTGG TGGGAGCTCCCTTTGGAAGTGTGATGTATGAGTTGGTTGGGAAGTCTTCTCCCTTCCTTGTCTTGGCCTTCCTGGCACTACTGGATGGTG CTCTCCAGCTTTGCATCCTACAGCCTTCCAGAGTCTCTCCAGAG AGTACCAAGGGGACTCCGCTCTTGACGCTTCTCAGAGACCCTTACATCCTGGTGGCTGCAG GTTCCATCTGCTTTGCCAACATGGGCGTGGCCATCCTGGAGCCCACACTGCCCATCTGGATGATGCAGACCATGTGCTCCCCTGAGTGGCAGCTAG GTCTGGTTTTCCTGCCTGCCAGTGTGTCCTACCTCATCGGCACCAACCTCTTTGGGGTGTTGGCCAACAAGATGGGGCG GTGGCTGTGTGCCCTGGTTGGGATGGTGGTCGTAGGTACCAGCCTGCTCTGT GTTCCCCTGGCTCACAACATTTTTGGTCTCATTGGCCCCAATGCCGGGCTTGGCTTCGCCATAG GCATGGTAGATTCCTCTATGATGCCCACCATGGGACACCTGGTGGACCTGCGCCACGCCTCCGTGTATGGGAGCATCTACGCCATCGCCGACGTGGCTCTTTGCATGGGCTTCGCTATAG GCCCATCCACTGGGGGTGCCATTGTGCAGGCCATCGGTTTCCCCTGGCTCATGGTCATCATTGGGATCGTCAACATTGTCTATGCCCCTCTCTGCTGCTACCTGAGGAGCCCTCCAGCCAAGGAGGAGAAGCTT GCTATTCTGAGCCAGGACTGCCCCATGGAGACCCGGATGTACGCAACCCAGAAGCCCACGAAGGAGTTTCCCCTGGGGGAGGACAGTGACGAGGAGCCTGACAATGAGTAG
- the SLC18A1 gene encoding chromaffin granule amine transporter isoform X2, with translation MLRTVLDTPQRWLKEGRSSRQLVLVVVFVALLLDNMLLTVVVPVVPTFLYVTEFKEVNYSLHLGRAKGSPSALASPDFSTIFSFFDNTTLAIEESAPNGTAQTNGTSDISPPPVIEAISAHRNNCLRGTEFLKKENTRVGVLFASKAIMQLLVNPCVGPLTNRIGYHIPMFAGFVIMFLSTVMFAFSGTYSLLFVARTLQGIGSSFSSVAGLGMLASLYTDDRERGRAMGTALGGLALGLLVGAPFGSVMYELVGKSSPFLVLAFLALLDGALQLCILQPSRVSPESTKGTPLLTLLRDPYILVAAGLVFLPASVSYLIGTNLFGVLANKMGRWLCALVGMVVVGTSLLCVPLAHNIFGLIGPNAGLGFAIGMVDSSMMPTMGHLVDLRHASVYGSIYAIADVALCMGFAIGPSTGGAIVQAIGFPWLMVIIGIVNIVYAPLCCYLRSPPAKEEKLAILSQDCPMETRMYATQKPTKEFPLGEDSDEEPDNE, from the exons TGCCTGTTGTGCCCACCTTCCTGTATGTCACGGAGTTCAAAGAAGTCAACTACTCTCTGCACCTCGGCCGTGCCAAAGGTTCCCCATCTGCCCTCGCCTCTCCTGATTTTTCCACCATCTTCTCCTTCTTTGACAACACCACGCTGGCTATTGAAGAAAGTGCACCCAATGGCACAGCACAGACAAATGGCACTTCTGACATCAGCCCCCCTCCAGTTATTGAAGCCATCTCAGCACATAGAAACAACTGCTTGCGAGGCACAGAGTTCTTGAAGAAAGAGAACACCCGTGTTGGGGTTCTGTTTGCTTCAAAGGCTATAATGCAACTTCTGGTCAACCCATGCGTGGGACCTCTCACCAACAG GATTGGAtatcacattcccatgtttgctGGCTTTGTTATCATGTTTCTCTCCACAGTTA TGTTTGCTTTCTCTGGCACCTACTCCCTGCTGTTCGTGGCCCGAACCCTTCAAGGCATTGGATCTTCATTTTCATCTGTTGCAG GTCTCGGGATGCTGGCAAGTCTCTACACTGATGACAGGGAGCGGGGGCGAGCCATGGGGACCGCCCTGGGGGGCCTTGCCTTGGGACTATTGG TGGGAGCTCCCTTTGGAAGTGTGATGTATGAGTTGGTTGGGAAGTCTTCTCCCTTCCTTGTCTTGGCCTTCCTGGCACTACTGGATGGTG CTCTCCAGCTTTGCATCCTACAGCCTTCCAGAGTCTCTCCAGAG AGTACCAAGGGGACTCCGCTCTTGACGCTTCTCAGAGACCCTTACATCCTGGTGGCTGCAG GTCTGGTTTTCCTGCCTGCCAGTGTGTCCTACCTCATCGGCACCAACCTCTTTGGGGTGTTGGCCAACAAGATGGGGCG GTGGCTGTGTGCCCTGGTTGGGATGGTGGTCGTAGGTACCAGCCTGCTCTGT GTTCCCCTGGCTCACAACATTTTTGGTCTCATTGGCCCCAATGCCGGGCTTGGCTTCGCCATAG GCATGGTAGATTCCTCTATGATGCCCACCATGGGACACCTGGTGGACCTGCGCCACGCCTCCGTGTATGGGAGCATCTACGCCATCGCCGACGTGGCTCTTTGCATGGGCTTCGCTATAG GCCCATCCACTGGGGGTGCCATTGTGCAGGCCATCGGTTTCCCCTGGCTCATGGTCATCATTGGGATCGTCAACATTGTCTATGCCCCTCTCTGCTGCTACCTGAGGAGCCCTCCAGCCAAGGAGGAGAAGCTT GCTATTCTGAGCCAGGACTGCCCCATGGAGACCCGGATGTACGCAACCCAGAAGCCCACGAAGGAGTTTCCCCTGGGGGAGGACAGTGACGAGGAGCCTGACAATGAGTAG
- the SLC18A1 gene encoding chromaffin granule amine transporter isoform X3 yields MLRTVLDTPQRWLKEGRSSRQLVLVVVFVALLLDNMLLTVVVPVVPTFLYVTEFKEVNYSLHLGRAKGSPSALASPDFSTIFSFFDNTTLAIEESAPNGTAQTNGTSDISPPPVIEAISAHRNNCLRGTEFLKKENTRVGVLFASKAIMQLLVNPCVGPLTNRIGYHIPMFAGFVIMFLSTVMFAFSGTYSLLFVARTLQGIGSSFSSVAGLGMLASLYTDDRERGRAMGTALGGLALGLLVGAPFGSVMYELVGKSSPFLVLAFLALLDGALQLCILQPSRVSPESTKGTPLLTLLRDPYILVAAGSICFANMGVAILEPTLPIWMMQTMCSPEWQLGLVFLPASVSYLIGTNLFGVLANKMGRWLCALVGMVVVGTSLLCVPLAHNIFGLIGPNAGLGFAIGMVDSSMMPTMGHLVDLRHASVYGSIYAIADVALCMGFAIGYSEPGLPHGDPDVRNPEAHEGVSPGGGQ; encoded by the exons TGCCTGTTGTGCCCACCTTCCTGTATGTCACGGAGTTCAAAGAAGTCAACTACTCTCTGCACCTCGGCCGTGCCAAAGGTTCCCCATCTGCCCTCGCCTCTCCTGATTTTTCCACCATCTTCTCCTTCTTTGACAACACCACGCTGGCTATTGAAGAAAGTGCACCCAATGGCACAGCACAGACAAATGGCACTTCTGACATCAGCCCCCCTCCAGTTATTGAAGCCATCTCAGCACATAGAAACAACTGCTTGCGAGGCACAGAGTTCTTGAAGAAAGAGAACACCCGTGTTGGGGTTCTGTTTGCTTCAAAGGCTATAATGCAACTTCTGGTCAACCCATGCGTGGGACCTCTCACCAACAG GATTGGAtatcacattcccatgtttgctGGCTTTGTTATCATGTTTCTCTCCACAGTTA TGTTTGCTTTCTCTGGCACCTACTCCCTGCTGTTCGTGGCCCGAACCCTTCAAGGCATTGGATCTTCATTTTCATCTGTTGCAG GTCTCGGGATGCTGGCAAGTCTCTACACTGATGACAGGGAGCGGGGGCGAGCCATGGGGACCGCCCTGGGGGGCCTTGCCTTGGGACTATTGG TGGGAGCTCCCTTTGGAAGTGTGATGTATGAGTTGGTTGGGAAGTCTTCTCCCTTCCTTGTCTTGGCCTTCCTGGCACTACTGGATGGTG CTCTCCAGCTTTGCATCCTACAGCCTTCCAGAGTCTCTCCAGAG AGTACCAAGGGGACTCCGCTCTTGACGCTTCTCAGAGACCCTTACATCCTGGTGGCTGCAG GTTCCATCTGCTTTGCCAACATGGGCGTGGCCATCCTGGAGCCCACACTGCCCATCTGGATGATGCAGACCATGTGCTCCCCTGAGTGGCAGCTAG GTCTGGTTTTCCTGCCTGCCAGTGTGTCCTACCTCATCGGCACCAACCTCTTTGGGGTGTTGGCCAACAAGATGGGGCG GTGGCTGTGTGCCCTGGTTGGGATGGTGGTCGTAGGTACCAGCCTGCTCTGT GTTCCCCTGGCTCACAACATTTTTGGTCTCATTGGCCCCAATGCCGGGCTTGGCTTCGCCATAG GCATGGTAGATTCCTCTATGATGCCCACCATGGGACACCTGGTGGACCTGCGCCACGCCTCCGTGTATGGGAGCATCTACGCCATCGCCGACGTGGCTCTTTGCATGGGCTTCGCTATAG GCTATTCTGAGCCAGGACTGCCCCATGGAGACCCGGATGTACGCAACCCAGAAGCCCACGAAGGAGTTTCCCCTGGGGGAGGACAGTGA